From Sporosarcina sp. 6E9, a single genomic window includes:
- a CDS encoding alpha-L-fucosidase, whose amino-acid sequence MTDKIVGELAYKGIPGEIELSKDKRIAAWQRLQYGMFIHWGLYSEIGGIWNGKPVTKGYSEQIQMWANISEAEYLEVAKNFTAEKFNPEEICTLAKDAGMEYIVITSKHHDGFAMFDTATTDYGIVHRTPYGKDPLKLLADECLRQGLKLGFYFSLIDWHEGHAFDENNNNPIPTSMEPMIEGQLRELMTNYGPIAEVWFDMSHPTVAQSLKFAEIIHELQPEAIVSGRIWNNLGDFRTLADNQVPSSTLDGAWQTPASIYHATWGYRSWQERNDFSGKVRDLITGLTSVRARGGNYLLNIGPQGDGSLVKFESDVLRTMGEWLNRHPGAILGASGTHFGGQSWGEVTINKKNLFLHILNCPKENEVTLSGLLTGVLKVVEDGTSNELNWHLEENNLVITLPDSPTDSVISVIRVELSGELRLIPERLIGANENNTWTIEANDIYFGRSYADEGYYNSLIETTVRQTAYLTTQEEGKVLLTVRGKVTNQDALYKVELGTESQVVTGRQLIESEVGPIPVPASEIVPLTITLEDPKHANEDIGLTIHTAIVKYK is encoded by the coding sequence ATGACTGACAAAATTGTTGGCGAATTGGCTTATAAAGGAATTCCGGGTGAAATAGAGTTGAGTAAAGATAAACGTATTGCAGCATGGCAAAGACTGCAATATGGCATGTTTATACACTGGGGGCTTTATTCTGAAATTGGTGGTATTTGGAATGGAAAACCAGTGACAAAAGGGTACAGTGAACAAATTCAAATGTGGGCGAATATTTCAGAAGCTGAATACTTAGAAGTCGCTAAAAACTTTACTGCTGAGAAATTTAATCCGGAGGAAATCTGTACATTGGCGAAGGATGCAGGCATGGAATATATCGTAATTACAAGCAAACATCATGACGGGTTTGCGATGTTTGATACGGCCACAACTGATTATGGAATTGTTCACCGCACGCCTTATGGTAAGGATCCCTTAAAATTATTGGCTGATGAATGTCTTCGTCAAGGCTTGAAACTTGGATTTTACTTCTCATTAATTGATTGGCATGAAGGGCATGCGTTTGATGAAAATAATAACAATCCGATCCCAACGTCTATGGAACCCATGATTGAAGGACAGTTACGTGAGTTAATGACAAATTACGGTCCAATCGCCGAAGTTTGGTTTGATATGTCTCACCCAACAGTGGCACAAAGTCTAAAGTTTGCTGAAATTATTCACGAACTTCAACCAGAAGCCATTGTTAGCGGCAGAATATGGAATAATCTCGGTGATTTTAGAACCTTAGCTGATAACCAAGTGCCTTCAAGTACATTAGATGGCGCCTGGCAAACACCAGCATCTATTTATCATGCGACATGGGGCTACCGATCCTGGCAGGAACGCAATGATTTTTCAGGAAAAGTTCGTGATCTTATTACAGGATTGACGAGCGTACGTGCTCGTGGTGGAAACTACTTACTTAATATTGGTCCTCAAGGGGATGGTTCGCTGGTCAAATTTGAATCCGATGTTTTACGTACTATGGGAGAATGGTTGAATAGGCATCCCGGGGCAATCCTAGGTGCTTCTGGTACTCATTTCGGCGGCCAATCATGGGGAGAGGTAACAATCAACAAAAAAAATCTATTTTTACATATTCTTAATTGTCCAAAAGAAAATGAAGTGACATTGTCTGGATTACTGACTGGTGTACTTAAAGTTGTTGAAGATGGTACTTCTAACGAACTGAATTGGCACCTGGAGGAAAATAATCTTGTTATTACATTGCCCGATTCACCAACGGATTCAGTTATATCAGTTATTCGGGTCGAGCTATCTGGAGAGTTGAGACTGATACCAGAACGTCTAATTGGTGCGAATGAAAACAATACTTGGACAATCGAAGCAAATGATATTTACTTTGGTCGTAGTTATGCTGATGAAGGCTATTATAATAGTCTGATTGAAACTACAGTTAGACAAACCGCCTATCTTACGACTCAAGAAGAAGGAAAAGTATTATTAACTGTGCGAGGCAAAGTGACGAATCAAGATGCTCTGTACAAAGTCGAACTTGGCACGGAATCGCAAGTGGTAACAGGTCGTCAATTGATAGAGTCTGAGGTAGGTCCAATTCCAGTTCCAGCGAGTGAAATTGTTCCGCTTACAATCACATTAGAAGATCCCAAGCATGCGAATGAAGATATAGGTTTAACGATTCATACGGCAATTGTAAAATATAAGTAA